A window from Felis catus isolate Fca126 chromosome B1, F.catus_Fca126_mat1.0, whole genome shotgun sequence encodes these proteins:
- the PACRGL gene encoding PACRG-like protein isoform X1 translates to MFILKKRKRRSLCLQYLKNSFGSGRRLHLCCLKGRSYSVVEEREREAMQKSECHGGVQLRNRGADNCDQRTSSSIQIKHRTTVQQGKSSSSTSSPESARKFHPRPSDKLNPKTINPFGEQSRAPSAFAAIYSKGGIPCRLVHGSVKHRLQWECPPENLPFDPLLITLAEGLRETKHPYTFVSKEGFRELLLVQGAPEKAVPLLPRLVPVLKAALVHLDDDVFARGLNALVQLSVVVGPSLNDHLKHLLTSLSKRLRDKKFKEPITSALQKLEQHGGSGSLIIIKSKIPTYCSICC, encoded by the exons ATGTTTATCCTGAAGAAGAGAAAACGAAGGAGTCTGTGTCTCCAGTATTTGAAAAACTCATTTGGAAGTGGAAGAAGACTTCATCTATGTTGCCTTAAAGGAAGATCTTACAGTGTAGTTGAGGA GCGTGAAAGGGAAGCAATGCAGAAATCAGAGTGCCACGGAGGCGTTCAGCTGAGAAACAGAGGGGCAG ataaCTGTGATCAAAGGACATCATCGAGCATACAAATAAAACATAGGACTACAGTTCAACAAGGCAAATCCTCATCATCAACCAGTTCTCCAGAGTCTGCAAGAAAATTTCATCCTCGACCAAGTGATAAACTTAACCCTAAGACAATTAATCCG tttggtgAACAGTCCCGAGCCCCTTCTGCATTTGCGGCTATTTACTCTAAAGGAGGTATTCCTTGCAG ATTGGTCCATGGTTCAGTGAAACACAGATTGCAGTGGGAATGTCCTCCTGAAAATCTTCCATTTGATCCTCTTCTTATTACTTTAGCAGAG GGTTTGAGAGAGACTAAACATCCATACACCTTCGTGTCAAAGGAGGGATTTAGAGAATTACTTTTGGTCCAGGGAGCTCCTGAGAAAGCTGTGCCTTTGCTTCCAAGATTGGTTCCTGTGCTAAAGGCGGCTCTG GTACACCTGGATGATGACGTGTTTGCAAGAGGTCTGAATGCTCTCGTGCAGCTAAGTGTCGTCGTTGGTCCTTCTCTGAATGACCATCTGAAACATCTGCTGACAAGT ctttccaaGAGACTGAGGGATAAGAAATTCAAAGAGCCCATCACCAGTGCATTACAGAAGCTAGAGCAGCATGGTGGGAGT
- the PACRGL gene encoding PACRG-like protein isoform X2, protein MQKSECHGGVQLRNRGADNCDQRTSSSIQIKHRTTVQQGKSSSSTSSPESARKFHPRPSDKLNPKTINPFGEQSRAPSAFAAIYSKGGIPCRLVHGSVKHRLQWECPPENLPFDPLLITLAEGLRETKHPYTFVSKEGFRELLLVQGAPEKAVPLLPRLVPVLKAALVHLDDDVFARGLNALVQLSVVVGPSLNDHLKHLLTSLSKRLRDKKFKEPITSALQKLEQHGGSGSLIIIKSKIPTYCSICC, encoded by the exons ATGCAGAAATCAGAGTGCCACGGAGGCGTTCAGCTGAGAAACAGAGGGGCAG ataaCTGTGATCAAAGGACATCATCGAGCATACAAATAAAACATAGGACTACAGTTCAACAAGGCAAATCCTCATCATCAACCAGTTCTCCAGAGTCTGCAAGAAAATTTCATCCTCGACCAAGTGATAAACTTAACCCTAAGACAATTAATCCG tttggtgAACAGTCCCGAGCCCCTTCTGCATTTGCGGCTATTTACTCTAAAGGAGGTATTCCTTGCAG ATTGGTCCATGGTTCAGTGAAACACAGATTGCAGTGGGAATGTCCTCCTGAAAATCTTCCATTTGATCCTCTTCTTATTACTTTAGCAGAG GGTTTGAGAGAGACTAAACATCCATACACCTTCGTGTCAAAGGAGGGATTTAGAGAATTACTTTTGGTCCAGGGAGCTCCTGAGAAAGCTGTGCCTTTGCTTCCAAGATTGGTTCCTGTGCTAAAGGCGGCTCTG GTACACCTGGATGATGACGTGTTTGCAAGAGGTCTGAATGCTCTCGTGCAGCTAAGTGTCGTCGTTGGTCCTTCTCTGAATGACCATCTGAAACATCTGCTGACAAGT ctttccaaGAGACTGAGGGATAAGAAATTCAAAGAGCCCATCACCAGTGCATTACAGAAGCTAGAGCAGCATGGTGGGAGT